In the genome of Leptospira congkakensis, one region contains:
- a CDS encoding helix-turn-helix domain-containing protein, whose translation MIPTVIEYKPQSQLSPYIENYLLIQCDEDFSKSIIPHHSFVLTIKLKGNHHYRIQSDLKNLPSISLSGLRKTVKHNTLSKGTEIIIVKFQPWGAFSFFNMSMYELNEIGISGYDILDKTDLNDLHSKLQETTDNLAKIDHLENFLLKTIKNKTIDQRILESISQMSHSQGTIKIKEIASFVNLSIDTFEKKFREVIGNTPKQFSSIIRMNSAIREIPKYNSFTKLAYDFGYFDQSHFIKEFKSFTGQTPTEFLT comes from the coding sequence ATGATCCCAACTGTCATTGAATACAAACCGCAATCACAGCTCAGCCCTTATATAGAGAATTATCTTTTGATTCAATGTGATGAGGATTTTAGTAAGTCGATCATTCCACACCATTCGTTTGTTTTGACCATCAAACTCAAAGGGAATCATCACTATCGGATTCAATCAGATCTAAAAAATTTACCCTCCATCTCTTTATCGGGACTTAGAAAAACAGTAAAACACAATACACTCTCCAAAGGAACCGAGATCATTATTGTTAAGTTCCAACCATGGGGAGCATTTTCTTTTTTCAATATGTCGATGTATGAACTGAATGAGATCGGAATTTCTGGATATGATATATTAGATAAGACTGATTTAAATGACCTCCACTCAAAACTACAGGAAACAACAGATAATCTCGCAAAGATTGATCATCTCGAAAATTTTTTATTAAAAACAATTAAAAATAAAACCATTGATCAAAGAATTTTAGAATCGATTTCGCAAATGAGTCATTCTCAAGGTACAATTAAAATCAAAGAGATTGCCTCCTTTGTGAATTTAAGTATCGATACCTTTGAAAAAAAATTTCGAGAGGTGATCGGAAACACTCCCAAACAATTTTCATCGATCATCCGAATGAATTCGGCAATTCGAGAAATCCCAAAGTATAATTCATTTACCAAATTAGCTTATGATTTTGGGTATTTCGACCAATCACATTTTATCAAAGAGTTTAAATCATTCACTGGACAAACACCGACAGAATTTTTGACTTAA
- a CDS encoding glycogen/starch synthase produces the protein MKILHASAEYFPYIKMGGLADMLASLTKEQAKTEEVYVALPLIGRLGKPPQFTGKVYPALLPNDAQVDSVVASILKVSRFLEAEEGGVKLYFFESELFQPLDSIYGHAEEHFRFAMFSYACYALSQILNVDVFHAHDWHTALSLALQKDSVKPIPSVFTIHNLAYQGDHPFWMTGFLKEEPFRLITSPFDHDGKCNYMKAGILSANQITTVSPGYRQETLSEPSGFGLSYCLNQRASDYSGILNGIDTEEWNPESDKRIYKTYSVRNWKEGKLKNKKELYQEIGRPSLPLDAPLVGLIGRLTYQKGFPTFLKALSERSHLPHRYVILGSGDPETENAFFHLSGTIPDVFYFYKGYNESLAHKIEAASDFFLMPSLFEPCGLNQMYSHTYGSIPIVSRVGGLRDTVEESNLLPYKTGIVFEPNDVSSLGYALERAKDLFASTDRDIVVKNIMDLDWSWKKRKLEYDLIYSKAIELKI, from the coding sequence ATGAAGATTCTACACGCATCGGCAGAATATTTTCCTTACATCAAGATGGGTGGCCTTGCCGATATGCTCGCCTCACTCACCAAAGAACAGGCCAAGACCGAAGAAGTTTATGTCGCATTACCTTTGATTGGTAGGTTGGGAAAACCACCGCAGTTTACGGGCAAAGTTTATCCTGCCCTCCTCCCGAACGATGCCCAGGTAGATTCCGTAGTGGCATCCATTCTAAAAGTTTCTCGGTTTTTAGAAGCAGAAGAAGGAGGAGTGAAGTTATATTTTTTTGAATCAGAATTATTCCAACCTTTGGATTCCATCTATGGCCATGCAGAAGAACACTTTCGGTTTGCCATGTTCTCTTACGCTTGTTATGCTTTAAGTCAAATTCTAAATGTAGATGTTTTCCATGCCCATGATTGGCATACAGCACTCTCACTTGCCTTACAAAAGGATTCTGTAAAACCGATACCAAGTGTTTTTACCATCCACAATTTGGCTTATCAGGGGGACCATCCGTTTTGGATGACCGGATTTTTAAAAGAAGAACCCTTTCGGCTCATCACAAGCCCCTTTGACCACGATGGAAAATGCAATTATATGAAGGCAGGAATTCTTTCTGCGAATCAAATTACCACAGTCAGTCCCGGCTATAGACAAGAAACACTCTCAGAACCAAGTGGATTTGGTCTCAGTTATTGTTTAAACCAAAGAGCATCTGACTATTCGGGAATTTTAAATGGAATCGATACAGAAGAATGGAATCCCGAATCAGACAAACGGATTTACAAAACCTACTCGGTGCGGAATTGGAAAGAAGGAAAATTAAAAAACAAAAAAGAGCTCTATCAGGAAATTGGAAGGCCTTCATTGCCTCTGGATGCCCCTCTCGTTGGGCTTATAGGAAGACTTACCTACCAAAAAGGATTTCCTACATTCCTAAAAGCATTGTCCGAAAGAAGCCACCTACCACACCGTTATGTGATTCTTGGCTCCGGTGATCCAGAAACAGAAAATGCTTTTTTCCATCTATCGGGAACTATTCCTGATGTTTTTTATTTTTATAAAGGATATAACGAAAGTCTTGCCCATAAAATCGAGGCAGCCAGTGATTTTTTTCTGATGCCATCACTCTTTGAACCTTGTGGACTCAATCAAATGTACAGCCATACGTATGGAAGCATTCCGATTGTATCTCGTGTAGGTGGACTGAGAGATACAGTAGAAGAATCCAATCTTTTGCCATACAAAACAGGAATTGTCTTTGAACCGAATGACGTGAGTTCGCTGGGTTATGCTTTAGAACGTGCAAAAGATTTGTTCGCATCTACAGATCGAGATATCGTAGTGAAAAACATTATGGATTTAGATTGGAGTTGGAAAAAAAGAAAATTAGAATATGATTTAATCTATTCAAAAGCAATTGAATTAAAAATATAA
- a CDS encoding DUF1565 domain-containing protein: MKLITYLVPFFVFGSFLSCSESPNSNPTTLFGLLAFGGNTAGSPTNLPENPTDPLLPPADTTPTPPAPSSDVCILGTSALYVNGDSGSDSNDGSKTNPFVTLKKAVTTATPGNVICVVSLSGGGEYDESTTTLTIPSGVSLYGGYNSSFVRNVTTNKTKLKLNRIGIQINNLNGDSEISGFDMTAVNPSSSSESSYAILISNGTAKLTFKNNKVTAGSVPASKSATPGSSIGILVTHLDKISIEDSEIVSGSAGNGNDGTNGVNGVAGGNGKVGTNGHCDQNTINALGGDGGTHPTNSSLNGFAGGRGGRGDENGIIGFGTCGGVGGAMGDPGLTGRSPICPLENGATGNHGLFTGSDIGSFSPFYQPTNGSDGSDGLDGVPGSGGGGGGGQSCFFCSKGTGSGGGGGGAAGSAGKKGTASVGGSGSFAVVLLELNEVVLQNSKLISGNSGNAGLAGNGGEGGAGGEKGTGAAICTGEVGRGADGAPGGKGGNGGDGSAGGGGSSIALVLKSITSLTANDNSFKTGLGGVGGSARNSHSGSGGHSIAVYSVSGSSYTLSNSQFDLGTEGNAGSITGTGTVGTSGRKTNYSWE, translated from the coding sequence ATGAAGTTAATAACTTATCTAGTCCCATTTTTTGTCTTTGGCAGTTTTTTATCATGTTCAGAAAGCCCAAATTCCAATCCAACAACTCTATTTGGATTGTTGGCATTCGGGGGAAATACGGCCGGGTCACCTACTAACCTTCCCGAAAACCCAACGGATCCTCTCCTTCCACCCGCGGATACAACACCAACTCCTCCGGCACCATCTTCGGATGTTTGTATACTCGGAACAAGTGCCCTTTATGTGAATGGAGATTCTGGAAGTGATTCTAACGACGGAAGTAAAACCAATCCATTTGTGACGCTCAAAAAAGCAGTGACAACCGCTACTCCTGGAAACGTTATTTGTGTCGTTAGTTTGTCAGGCGGTGGAGAATACGATGAGTCAACAACGACTCTGACAATCCCATCTGGAGTAAGTCTTTATGGAGGATATAACTCTAGTTTTGTTAGAAACGTAACCACTAACAAAACAAAATTGAAACTGAATCGAATTGGTATTCAGATCAACAATCTCAATGGTGATTCCGAAATTTCAGGTTTCGACATGACAGCTGTAAATCCATCATCCTCATCTGAAAGTAGTTATGCGATTTTAATTTCCAATGGTACTGCCAAGTTAACGTTTAAAAATAATAAAGTTACTGCTGGTTCTGTTCCGGCCTCAAAATCGGCAACACCTGGTTCTAGTATTGGAATTCTTGTTACCCATTTAGATAAAATCTCTATTGAAGATTCAGAAATCGTCTCTGGCTCTGCTGGTAACGGAAATGATGGAACGAATGGTGTTAATGGTGTAGCAGGGGGCAATGGTAAAGTCGGAACCAATGGCCATTGTGACCAAAATACTATTAATGCATTGGGCGGTGATGGCGGGACTCATCCAACAAATTCTAGCTTGAACGGCTTTGCCGGGGGACGTGGTGGAAGAGGAGATGAAAATGGAATTATTGGATTTGGTACTTGTGGAGGAGTTGGCGGTGCAATGGGCGATCCAGGTTTGACAGGTCGTAGTCCTATTTGTCCACTTGAAAATGGAGCAACGGGAAATCATGGTTTGTTTACAGGTAGTGATATAGGAAGTTTTTCTCCTTTTTACCAACCAACTAACGGCAGTGATGGTAGCGATGGTTTAGACGGTGTTCCTGGAAGCGGAGGTGGAGGAGGTGGTGGCCAATCTTGTTTTTTTTGTAGTAAAGGGACTGGTAGCGGGGGCGGGGGTGGTGGCGCTGCTGGTAGTGCTGGTAAAAAAGGTACTGCCAGTGTTGGAGGAAGTGGTTCATTCGCGGTAGTTCTTTTGGAATTGAATGAAGTTGTACTGCAAAATTCTAAATTGATTTCAGGAAATTCTGGGAATGCAGGACTTGCTGGTAATGGCGGGGAAGGGGGAGCAGGGGGAGAAAAGGGAACAGGTGCGGCTATTTGCACGGGAGAAGTAGGCCGAGGAGCCGATGGAGCACCTGGTGGGAAAGGTGGAAATGGCGGTGATGGTAGTGCTGGTGGAGGAGGGTCCTCGATCGCACTTGTCTTAAAGTCTATAACCAGTCTTACCGCAAATGACAACAGTTTTAAAACTGGCCTCGGTGGTGTTGGGGGATCGGCAAGAAATTCGCATTCCGGTAGCGGTGGTCATTCGATCGCAGTCTATTCTGTTTCCGGTAGTTCCTATACCCTTTCCAATTCACAATTTGATTTAGGAACGGAAGGGAATGCGGGTTCCATCACTGGGACGGGAACAGTTGGAACTTCCGGCCGCAAAACAAACTATAGTTGGGAGTGA
- the pckA gene encoding phosphoenolpyruvate carboxykinase (ATP), protein MSVSTNLRGLAELGLKPSEVFHNLSYEEIYQHELNNKEGVTSDNGTMMVDTGIFTGRSPKDKYFVDEPSSQNNIWWGPVNTKVSEAIFNELYAEVTKFLDNKKLYVFDGHAGTNDDTRISLRVVTERAWQHHFCTNMFLRPTKEELAKLNPEFTIINASGYKNTKYKEHGLNSDVFVIFHLAKKICIIGGTEYGGEMKKGIFSVMNYYLPLKNVLTMHCSANVGKDGDSALFFGLSGTGKTTLSTDPHRKLIGDDEHGWDDNGIFNIEGGCYAKTINLDPKTEPEIYAAIRRDALLENVVFDAGTKKVDYSSAAKTENTRVSYPIFHIDNIQPGSKAGHPNTVIFLTYDAYGVLPAVSKLSIEQAMYHFLSGYTAKVAGTERGVKEPQATFSACFGQAFMTLHPTYYAKLLGEKMKKHQVNAYLINTGLVGGKYGVGKRMNLPATRQIINEILNGNIEKSEFEKHPVFQVSFPKTIEGVDAHILNPRNAWENKEDYDKTATDLAKQFIENYKKYLTGSKEFDYSQYGPVA, encoded by the coding sequence ATGTCAGTATCTACTAATCTGCGCGGCCTTGCTGAATTAGGCCTTAAACCATCCGAAGTCTTCCATAACTTATCTTACGAAGAAATTTACCAGCACGAATTGAACAACAAAGAAGGTGTTACTTCTGATAACGGAACGATGATGGTAGATACCGGAATTTTTACGGGTCGCTCCCCTAAAGACAAATACTTTGTCGATGAACCTTCTTCCCAAAATAACATTTGGTGGGGCCCGGTCAACACAAAGGTTTCTGAAGCCATCTTCAACGAACTCTATGCAGAAGTAACCAAATTCCTAGATAACAAAAAACTTTATGTTTTTGATGGTCATGCTGGAACTAACGATGACACACGTATCTCTCTCCGTGTGGTCACTGAAAGAGCTTGGCAACACCACTTTTGCACAAACATGTTCCTTCGCCCAACTAAAGAAGAACTCGCAAAATTAAATCCAGAATTTACTATCATCAACGCTTCTGGTTACAAAAACACAAAATACAAAGAACACGGCCTTAACTCCGATGTATTTGTGATCTTCCACTTAGCAAAAAAAATCTGTATCATCGGTGGAACGGAATACGGTGGGGAAATGAAAAAAGGGATTTTCTCTGTCATGAACTACTACTTACCGCTTAAAAACGTGCTTACTATGCATTGTTCCGCTAACGTTGGTAAGGATGGAGACAGCGCTCTTTTCTTTGGTCTTTCTGGAACAGGAAAAACAACTCTTTCCACTGACCCACACCGCAAACTTATCGGTGATGATGAACATGGTTGGGACGATAACGGAATCTTCAATATTGAAGGTGGATGTTATGCAAAGACCATCAACCTAGATCCAAAAACAGAACCAGAAATTTATGCTGCGATCCGACGTGATGCTCTTCTTGAAAACGTTGTGTTTGATGCGGGAACTAAAAAGGTAGATTACTCTTCTGCTGCTAAAACAGAAAACACTCGAGTTTCTTACCCAATCTTCCACATCGACAACATCCAACCAGGATCAAAAGCAGGTCACCCAAATACTGTGATATTCCTTACTTACGATGCTTACGGTGTCCTTCCTGCGGTTTCTAAACTTTCTATCGAACAAGCAATGTATCACTTCCTTTCCGGTTACACAGCTAAGGTTGCGGGAACTGAGCGCGGTGTGAAAGAACCACAAGCAACATTCTCTGCTTGTTTCGGTCAGGCGTTTATGACTCTTCACCCAACATACTATGCAAAGTTACTCGGTGAAAAAATGAAAAAACACCAAGTGAATGCTTACCTCATCAACACAGGTCTTGTTGGTGGAAAGTATGGTGTAGGAAAACGTATGAACCTTCCTGCAACTCGCCAAATCATCAATGAAATCCTAAACGGAAACATTGAAAAATCCGAGTTTGAAAAACATCCAGTATTCCAAGTGTCTTTCCCAAAAACCATCGAAGGTGTGGATGCACATATCCTCAACCCACGTAACGCTTGGGAAAACAAAGAAGACTACGACAAGACAGCAACTGATCTTGCAAAACAATTCATTGAGAACTACAAAAAATACCTCACAGGTTCCAAAGAATTTGACTACAGCCAATACGGTCCAGTAGCGTAA
- a CDS encoding DUF1761 domain-containing protein, with protein MLQIFLSLNWIAVVLAFFAYFFLGYVWFTILFKKLYRISLGKENEKEQPLTMIFVVGPGICTLVILLTTAILFSTLQIHQTLEAFKWGVLIGIGYLSANTFTIAINPNIPKPILYGLISSAYHLVGINIAAILLIQNF; from the coding sequence ATGTTACAAATTTTTTTAAGTTTGAATTGGATTGCAGTTGTGTTGGCTTTTTTTGCCTATTTTTTTCTAGGTTATGTTTGGTTTACCATTCTCTTCAAAAAGTTATATCGAATTTCTTTAGGAAAAGAAAACGAAAAGGAACAACCGTTAACAATGATATTTGTTGTTGGTCCAGGAATTTGTACCCTTGTCATTTTACTAACAACAGCAATATTATTTTCTACATTACAAATACACCAAACTCTTGAAGCGTTCAAGTGGGGAGTTTTGATTGGAATTGGATATTTGTCTGCCAATACATTTACTATTGCGATCAATCCAAACATCCCCAAACCAATCTTATATGGTCTTATTTCTAGCGCCTATCATCTAGTAGGAATTAATATCGCTGCTATTCTACTCATCCAAAACTTCTAA
- a CDS encoding chitobiase/beta-hexosaminidase C-terminal domain-containing protein: MRIQKKIYLLSFLVLFSSNCVLFLPNGGSQTDFSPFAFLLGLVGGSPTSSQNLTPGTTIDLSGDGNPDGTLVDFDGDGVSDGINLTGGTTPNLVLIDTNGDGIPDAVDTNGDGLPDYYISPNPPGFFTTGPGGTGNPVVIIVDGSGNPLGFDTDGDGTPNDTAIVTILSDTTPPTITSSLLTGTFSTTQTTTLTCSDNKAPGSIVYTLDASAPSFSPKQGTIIVKSSQAISLSTEGSHTLQAICRDLAGNLSAPISIVYTIDTKIPALTLVSQSSAAISSSGGAISSSTATWRSDRSGSFTVREGSSCDSGVIATTGSATANVDQGFVRSHTHFTGEGTKTYRICVTASNGLTGFVSVTLQRDDTAPVVTADPGAGNYGVATSVSLSCSDTGGSGCDQIAYTVQAGSSPSNPSIQGTTGTVSSGTLYTAAFAMTDGAITYTKFVARDKAGNVSNVSSQNYTVDTQVATITVNSYTAAINGSSNVSLSWQSSKAGTYQIRLGGSSCSTGTALTNTGTNVNVTGNAAATTDITSTIANSHFVEGDNTIRICVANLIGSFGSTSIQTRKDSTAPIVTMASPSGSGPFVSGTQLQLSCSDSGGSGCDKIIYTLNGTEPTFDGSGAVTNGTVYSSPVALSNGSNQVKYLARDLAGNLSTAGNTSFHVGPPNAPAFVEAQAGGTTAVVQWWPVTGATSYTVYYSTSPGVTTASTSFGPVTDPYATITGLTGGTLYYFRVVASNAGGSSAVSLLEAGALTTVTPPGSSPNVTRVDISVGPVTGSGYSPSAILDTRNSKLLIATTDQSDNNKSGLFRCNLDGTNCSYHDISSNQGTNSGFTPSIAIDEKNLKILVVTRNGANNNKPALFRCNLDGTNCSYHDISTYQANESGWHPSVGIDSINDKLLIVTENRGNDYKASLFRCDLDGTNCTHTDISANQGIYTGNTPHLSIDYLNQKLLVVIRSATSKLSLRYCNLNGSNCVFRDISITGLENPYGSIDYANNKFLIVANQSSSTKPLLIKCDRDGNNCTSVNFANPNPDKTGFYPNILIDKVNGKLIVTAIRKATFGYFPNAWQCDLNGNNCSYLDFGLNFGSDSHPRTLFDSSFGKILIIANKATVGSKPNLFIW, from the coding sequence ATGCGAATACAAAAAAAAATCTATCTTCTTTCGTTCTTAGTTTTATTCTCAAGCAATTGTGTTCTTTTTTTACCCAATGGTGGCAGCCAAACTGATTTCAGTCCTTTTGCCTTTCTACTTGGCCTTGTTGGTGGATCGCCTACATCTTCCCAAAACTTAACACCAGGAACCACCATTGATCTGTCAGGTGATGGGAACCCGGATGGAACTTTAGTCGATTTCGATGGCGACGGTGTTTCCGATGGAATCAATCTTACCGGTGGCACTACTCCAAACCTAGTCCTTATCGATACTAATGGAGACGGAATTCCAGATGCTGTAGACACCAATGGCGATGGCTTACCTGACTATTATATTAGCCCAAACCCTCCTGGATTTTTTACCACAGGGCCTGGGGGAACAGGAAATCCAGTGGTCATCATTGTGGATGGAAGTGGAAACCCTCTTGGGTTTGATACCGATGGGGATGGGACTCCCAATGACACAGCTATCGTCACCATACTCAGCGATACAACTCCCCCAACCATCACTAGTTCTTTGTTAACCGGAACTTTCTCGACTACACAAACGACTACTCTCACTTGTTCTGATAACAAAGCTCCAGGATCGATTGTTTATACCTTGGATGCATCAGCTCCTAGCTTTTCTCCCAAGCAAGGAACGATCATTGTAAAATCTTCCCAGGCGATCTCTCTCTCCACAGAAGGTAGCCATACCCTCCAAGCCATCTGTCGCGACTTAGCAGGAAATCTTTCTGCACCGATTAGCATTGTTTATACGATCGATACCAAAATCCCTGCTCTTACTCTTGTCAGCCAATCTTCGGCGGCAATCAGTTCCAGTGGGGGAGCCATATCTAGTTCGACTGCGACTTGGAGATCCGATCGATCAGGATCTTTTACTGTGAGAGAAGGTAGTTCTTGTGATTCAGGAGTCATTGCGACTACGGGATCTGCCACGGCCAACGTAGACCAAGGATTTGTTCGTTCGCATACTCATTTTACTGGAGAAGGTACAAAAACATATCGTATTTGTGTCACCGCTTCCAATGGACTCACAGGATTTGTATCTGTTACCTTGCAACGAGATGATACAGCACCCGTTGTCACAGCAGATCCAGGTGCAGGGAATTATGGGGTGGCCACTTCCGTTTCTCTATCCTGTTCCGACACAGGTGGTTCTGGATGTGATCAAATTGCTTATACTGTTCAAGCTGGGTCGAGTCCTTCCAATCCATCCATCCAAGGAACGACGGGAACCGTCAGTAGTGGAACCTTATACACTGCTGCCTTTGCCATGACGGATGGAGCTATCACCTATACTAAGTTTGTGGCCCGTGACAAAGCGGGAAATGTTTCCAACGTTAGTTCGCAAAACTATACTGTGGATACACAAGTGGCAACCATCACTGTGAATTCTTATACAGCTGCCATCAATGGATCTTCGAATGTATCGTTAAGTTGGCAAAGTTCCAAGGCCGGAACTTACCAAATCCGCTTGGGTGGGTCTAGTTGTTCTACTGGAACGGCTCTTACCAATACAGGAACCAATGTGAATGTTACTGGAAATGCTGCAGCAACAACAGACATCACTTCAACGATTGCCAATTCTCATTTTGTGGAAGGAGATAATACCATCCGCATTTGTGTGGCAAACCTGATTGGTAGTTTTGGATCAACTAGCATACAAACAAGGAAGGACTCTACGGCTCCTATTGTCACGATGGCTTCTCCTTCTGGATCTGGGCCTTTTGTTTCCGGAACCCAACTCCAACTTAGTTGTTCCGACTCTGGTGGTTCTGGTTGCGATAAAATTATTTATACACTGAATGGCACAGAACCTACCTTTGATGGAAGTGGTGCGGTGACAAATGGAACGGTATATTCTTCCCCAGTGGCTTTATCCAACGGTAGTAACCAGGTAAAATATTTGGCTCGCGACTTGGCTGGAAACTTAAGCACTGCTGGAAACACTAGTTTCCATGTAGGTCCACCGAATGCTCCCGCTTTTGTAGAAGCGCAAGCCGGAGGAACAACGGCTGTAGTGCAGTGGTGGCCGGTTACTGGGGCAACATCGTACACTGTGTACTATAGCACTAGTCCCGGTGTCACGACTGCATCCACTAGTTTTGGACCAGTGACGGATCCTTATGCAACAATCACAGGTTTAACTGGTGGTACATTGTATTACTTTAGAGTGGTGGCAAGTAATGCTGGGGGAAGTAGTGCAGTCTCATTGTTAGAAGCGGGAGCATTAACGACGGTGACACCGCCTGGAAGTAGTCCTAATGTGACACGTGTGGATATTTCTGTAGGACCGGTAACTGGATCAGGTTATTCACCGAGTGCCATTCTTGATACAAGGAATAGTAAACTTCTAATCGCTACAACAGATCAGTCTGATAACAACAAATCTGGATTATTTCGATGCAATTTAGATGGAACCAATTGTTCTTATCATGATATATCTTCTAACCAAGGGACAAATTCGGGATTCACTCCATCCATTGCCATTGATGAAAAAAATCTAAAAATTCTAGTGGTTACACGGAACGGTGCGAATAACAACAAACCCGCCCTTTTTCGATGTAATTTAGATGGGACGAATTGCTCTTACCATGATATATCTACTTACCAAGCAAACGAATCCGGTTGGCATCCTTCCGTTGGAATTGATTCTATAAATGATAAGCTCTTAATAGTCACAGAAAATAGAGGTAATGATTACAAAGCAAGTTTATTTCGATGTGATTTAGATGGTACTAACTGTACACATACCGATATATCGGCTAACCAAGGAATTTACACTGGCAATACTCCTCATTTGTCTATAGACTATTTAAACCAGAAACTACTTGTGGTTATTAGATCTGCCACAAGTAAATTAAGTTTAAGATACTGCAATTTAAATGGTTCTAATTGTGTTTTTCGAGATATTTCAATAACTGGACTAGAAAATCCGTATGGGTCAATTGATTATGCAAATAATAAGTTTTTGATTGTTGCGAATCAATCTTCTTCTACAAAGCCATTGCTCATTAAATGTGATAGAGATGGGAATAATTGTACCTCCGTAAATTTTGCGAATCCGAACCCTGACAAGACAGGTTTTTATCCAAACATATTGATTGATAAAGTCAATGGAAAGTTGATAGTAACTGCAATTCGTAAGGCGACTTTCGGATATTTTCCGAACGCATGGCAATGTGATTTAAACGGAAACAATTGCAGTTATTTAGACTTTGGTTTAAATTTCGGTTCTGATTCTCACCCTAGGACACTATTCGATTCTAGTTTTGGGAAAATATTGATTATTGCGAATAAGGCGACTGTCGGTAGTAAACCAAATCTCTTTATCTGGTAA